Part of the Actinomycetes bacterium genome, CTGGTATTCCTCTGGTGGTAATGAGCTATTTTAATCCGATTTACAGGTATGGTGTAGGGCGTTTTCTAGGGGAATGTACTAAAGCAGGTATTAAGGGTTTGATAATTCCCGACCTGCCCCTGGAAGAGGCTTGTGCTTACAGGGATTTATTTAATGATTATGGCCTGGATAATATAATGATGGTCTCCCTGACTACCAGCAGGAAAAGAATGGCCCTTATAAGCAGAATTGCCACCGGGTTTGTTTACTGTGTTTCGGTTAGGGGAGTTACTGGATCTAAGACCGGGCTGCTGGATGAGCTAAAGAGTTTTCTTGGACAGGTAAAATCAGAATTCAGGATACCTGCTGCTTTGGGGTTTGGCCTGTCTTCTGTGGACCAGATTAACCAGAT contains:
- the trpA gene encoding tryptophan synthase subunit alpha → MSRIEDVFKNLGGKKAFIPFITCGYPDMEGFKQLAFKLAENGADIIEIGLPFSDPLADGPMIQKTSKIALKAGVNTDIMLKAVAGLEETGIPLVVMSYFNPIYRYGVGRFLGECTKAGIKGLIIPDLPLEEACAYRDLFNDYGLDNIMMVSLTTSRKRMALISRIATGFVYCVSVRGVTGSKTGLLDELKSFLGQVKSEFRIPAALGFGLSSVDQINQIKGFADGIIIGSKILSIIDQEPELDQGLDRVAEFCRAVRKSL